The following are from one region of the Hydrogenophaga sp. BPS33 genome:
- a CDS encoding Kelch repeat-containing protein — translation MTLPILSPLAAVPTQRNRRLLLTLPAAVALPTWLTACGGGADLSYDPEQALYFVGEAITPNKPQPAPPNPPPPGHTAPRFTVFPPLPAGLTLNAQTGVISGTPTKLKRQGTHLVVATNNKGFADTQVRITVTGRGAWFPAARMAIPRQGATISSLRNGRFLVAGGSDGPNATASAEIFDSTTATWLAAASMQLARALPSAVTLSGGRVMVFGGNASNDQAEIYDPAANAWTPTTSLNKRRAFSTVQLLPGGKVLVAGGSGNTESLDEVHDTVELYDPGKETWTLLPTPMSTPRIAAVGVLLAGGTTLMLVGGSNASGPVTTAEFYAVDGSATRAIPYAGSEFGEQGLLLDDGSVLIVSNNSTMTRRFYPRTSTWTTSLRTSSSAAYMLTMLSDGRVLLAGGSSQNTAEIYNPDVNVWTAAAPMEAGRHRAAAALLGDGSVLMASGVAGRIVVGSCERYVP, via the coding sequence ATGACCCTTCCCATCCTTTCCCCTCTCGCGGCAGTACCCACTCAACGCAATCGCCGTCTGTTGTTGACCTTACCCGCAGCAGTCGCGTTGCCCACGTGGCTCACAGCGTGCGGCGGTGGTGCCGACCTGAGCTACGACCCCGAGCAGGCACTGTACTTCGTGGGTGAAGCCATCACGCCCAACAAGCCGCAGCCGGCCCCTCCCAACCCACCCCCTCCCGGCCACACCGCACCCAGGTTCACGGTCTTCCCGCCGCTACCGGCTGGGCTGACGCTGAATGCGCAAACCGGGGTGATCTCGGGCACGCCGACCAAGCTGAAGCGGCAAGGCACGCACCTCGTGGTGGCGACCAACAACAAGGGCTTTGCGGACACGCAGGTGCGCATCACCGTCACGGGGCGGGGTGCATGGTTCCCCGCGGCACGGATGGCCATTCCGAGACAGGGTGCCACTATCTCATCGCTGCGCAATGGTCGGTTCCTCGTCGCTGGGGGATCGGATGGTCCGAATGCCACTGCATCGGCGGAGATCTTTGACAGCACGACGGCGACCTGGCTTGCAGCCGCTTCCATGCAACTGGCGCGTGCATTGCCGTCGGCAGTGACCTTGTCCGGGGGGCGCGTGATGGTGTTTGGCGGAAATGCCAGCAACGATCAGGCAGAGATATACGATCCTGCCGCCAATGCCTGGACGCCAACCACCAGTCTGAACAAGCGGCGCGCCTTCTCGACCGTCCAACTGCTTCCCGGCGGCAAGGTGCTGGTCGCAGGTGGAAGCGGAAACACCGAGTCCTTGGATGAGGTCCACGATACGGTCGAACTGTACGACCCGGGCAAGGAGACCTGGACACTGTTGCCAACGCCTATGTCCACCCCGCGAATTGCAGCCGTGGGGGTGCTGTTGGCGGGTGGCACCACCTTGATGCTGGTGGGTGGATCCAATGCATCGGGCCCGGTGACCACGGCGGAGTTCTACGCGGTGGACGGTAGCGCCACCCGGGCGATTCCTTACGCCGGCAGCGAGTTCGGAGAGCAGGGTCTGCTGCTCGACGATGGAAGCGTGTTGATCGTTTCCAACAACAGCACCATGACGCGCCGCTTCTACCCCCGCACATCGACCTGGACCACGAGCCTGAGGACCAGCAGCAGCGCGGCGTATATGCTCACCATGCTGTCCGATGGACGCGTGCTGCTGGCCGGTGGATCGAGCCAGAACACCGCCGAGATCTACAACCCCGACGTCAATGTCTGGACCGCCGCTGCGCCAATGGAGGCGGGGCGCCACAGGGCCGCGGCAGCCTTGCTCGGGGACGGCAGCGTCTTGATGGCCAGCGGCGTTGCCGGTCGAATTGTCGTTGGCTCGTGCGAACGCTATGTACCTTGA
- a CDS encoding putative Ig domain-containing protein: MTHLFVSPFTASEPQRNRRLLLTLPAACALPTWLTACGGGADLSYDTEQALYFVGEAITPNKPQPAPPNPPPPGHTAPRFTVFPPLPAGLTLNAQTGVISGTPTKLKRQGTHLVVATNNKGFADTQVRITVTGRGSWSPVAPVPGARAFASISPLPGGKFLVAGGQRNEGATASAQIYDPSTATWSAAASMLEARAFHVAVTLRDGRVLVVAGRNVNADVGGSELYDPVANTWTAAGQTNETRAFCTAHLLASGKVLVVGGITLSSGNENFHDTAELYDPAEGVWTPLLTRLSTPRARHAAALLPDGKTLLVAGGDGVGTAELYKVNGSATKVIPYGVEGNSYKAVKLDDGSVLVTTDGSEQSRRYHPTTSTWTTSTAVHGRRSFYTLTLLADGRVLMDGGGLPSSAAEIYNPDVNQWTTATPMDVRRFGAAAALLGDGSVLLVGGKSGDASVDASERYLP, encoded by the coding sequence ATGACCCACTTGTTCGTTTCCCCTTTCACGGCATCGGAACCCCAACGCAATCGGCGGTTGTTGTTGACGTTGCCAGCGGCTTGCGCGTTGCCCACGTGGCTCACAGCGTGCGGCGGCGGTGCCGACCTGAGCTACGACACCGAGCAGGCGCTGTACTTCGTGGGTGAAGCCATCACGCCCAACAAGCCGCAGCCGGCCCCTCCCAACCCACCCCCTCCCGGCCACACCGCACCTAGGTTCACGGTCTTCCCGCCGCTACCGGCTGGGCTGACGTTGAATGCGCAGACCGGGGTGATCTCGGGCACGCCGACCAAGCTGAAGCGGCAAGGCACGCACCTCGTGGTGGCGACCAACAACAAAGGCTTTGCGGACACGCAGGTGCGCATCACCGTCACGGGGCGGGGCTCCTGGAGTCCGGTTGCACCCGTGCCGGGCGCCAGAGCCTTCGCGAGCATTTCGCCGCTTCCTGGTGGCAAGTTCCTGGTCGCCGGTGGACAGAGAAATGAAGGCGCGACCGCTTCGGCACAGATCTACGATCCCTCCACGGCCACGTGGAGCGCAGCGGCTTCCATGCTGGAGGCCCGGGCCTTCCACGTGGCCGTGACGCTGCGCGATGGGCGCGTGCTGGTCGTGGCCGGACGAAATGTCAATGCCGACGTCGGCGGGTCGGAGCTTTACGACCCGGTTGCCAATACCTGGACGGCGGCGGGCCAAACGAACGAAACGCGCGCTTTTTGTACGGCCCATCTGCTGGCCAGTGGCAAGGTGTTGGTCGTGGGGGGCATCACCCTCAGCAGCGGCAATGAAAACTTCCACGATACCGCCGAACTGTATGACCCCGCCGAAGGCGTCTGGACCCCGTTGCTCACGCGGCTGTCGACGCCGCGAGCGCGGCACGCGGCTGCACTGCTGCCCGATGGCAAGACGCTGCTGGTGGCGGGTGGCGACGGGGTTGGGACGGCCGAGCTCTACAAGGTGAATGGCAGTGCGACCAAGGTGATTCCCTACGGTGTGGAGGGCAACAGCTACAAGGCGGTGAAGCTGGACGATGGCAGCGTGCTGGTCACGACCGACGGCAGTGAGCAGTCCAGGCGCTACCACCCCACCACCTCGACCTGGACCACGAGCACAGCGGTGCACGGCCGACGCTCCTTCTACACGCTGACGCTGCTGGCCGACGGTCGCGTGCTGATGGACGGCGGGGGGCTGCCCTCCAGCGCGGCCGAGATCTACAACCCGGACGTGAATCAGTGGACCACCGCGACACCTATGGACGTCAGGCGTTTTGGGGCGGCGGCCGCCTTGCTGGGCGACGGCAGCGTGCTGCTGGTTGGCGGCAAGTCAGGCGACGCCTCCGTCGACGCGAGCGAACGCTACCTACCTTGA
- a CDS encoding kelch repeat-containing protein codes for MTRSIVSPSTAVPTQRNRRLLLTLPAAAALPSLLSACGGGADLSYDTEQALYFVGEAITPNKPEPAPPNPPPPGHTAPKFTVFPPLPAGLTLNAQTGVISGTPTKLKRQGTHLVVATNNKGFADTQVRITVTGRGAWVPVATVPDARQAACISPLPGGKFLVAGGLAGGGWNGATDSAEIYDAASATWRSAAPMLNRRDTPVSVTLRNGRVMVMGGYGYDFQSRATELYDPVADTWAATGSMNVSRNFFTAHLLPSGKVLVVGGLNMTSGAYDPLSTAEVYDPITGVWTLLPTPLSAPRVGHAAALLPDGKTLLVAGGADITSAELYKVDGSATKVIPYGVQGQAHQAVKLDDGSVLVVSSGSDQSKRFNPANSSWTTSALLGGGRNFPTVTVLADGRVLMAGGSVSNTAEVYNPDVNRWSAAAPMAAARQWAVATLLADGSVLMVSGGGDEGLVDASERYIP; via the coding sequence ATGACCCGTTCCATCGTTTCCCCATCCACGGCGGTCCCCACCCAGCGCAACCGCCGTCTGTTGTTGACGTTGCCAGCGGCCGCTGCGCTGCCATCGTTGCTCAGTGCTTGCGGTGGTGGCGCCGATCTGAGTTACGACACGGAGCAGGCGCTGTACTTCGTGGGTGAAGCCATCACGCCCAACAAGCCGGAGCCGGCCCCTCCCAACCCACCCCCTCCGGGCCACACCGCGCCCAAGTTCACGGTCTTCCCGCCGCTACCTGCTGGCTTGACGCTGAATGCGCAAACCGGGGTGATCTCGGGCACGCCGACCAAGCTGAAGCGGCAAGGCACGCACCTCGTGGTGGCGACCAACAACAAGGGCTTTGCGGACACGCAGGTGCGCATCACCGTCACGGGGCGGGGCGCATGGGTTCCTGTTGCAACGGTGCCCGACGCCAGACAGGCGGCCTGTATCTCGCCGCTTCCGGGAGGTAAGTTTCTGGTCGCTGGCGGACTGGCTGGTGGAGGCTGGAACGGTGCGACCGATTCGGCCGAAATCTACGACGCGGCGTCGGCCACTTGGCGTTCGGCGGCGCCCATGTTGAACCGCCGCGATACCCCCGTGTCTGTGACACTGCGCAATGGCCGTGTCATGGTCATGGGCGGTTACGGCTACGACTTCCAGTCCCGCGCAACGGAGCTTTATGACCCTGTCGCCGATACCTGGGCCGCGACCGGCAGCATGAACGTGTCGCGCAATTTTTTCACGGCCCATCTGCTGCCCAGTGGCAAGGTGTTGGTTGTCGGTGGCCTCAATATGACCAGCGGCGCATACGATCCCCTCAGCACCGCCGAGGTGTATGACCCCATCACAGGAGTCTGGACGCTGTTGCCAACACCGTTGTCGGCGCCGCGCGTGGGGCACGCGGCTGCACTGCTGCCGGATGGCAAGACGCTGCTGGTGGCCGGCGGCGCAGACATCACTTCCGCCGAGCTCTACAAGGTGGATGGCAGCGCCACCAAAGTCATCCCCTATGGCGTGCAAGGCCAGGCACACCAGGCGGTGAAACTGGACGACGGCAGCGTGTTGGTCGTCTCCAGCGGCAGCGACCAGTCCAAGCGTTTCAACCCCGCCAATTCAAGTTGGACCACGAGCGCCTTGCTGGGCGGGGGGCGCAATTTTCCCACCGTGACGGTGCTGGCCGATGGCCGCGTGTTGATGGCGGGTGGTTCGGTTTCGAACACCGCCGAGGTCTACAACCCGGACGTCAATCGCTGGTCTGCCGCTGCGCCCATGGCCGCCGCGCGCCAATGGGCCGTCGCGACCTTGTTGGCCGACGGCAGCGTGCTGATGGTGAGCGGCGGTGGAGACGAAGGTCTCGTCGACGCGAGTGAGCGTTACATACCTTGA